From a region of the Falsibacillus albus genome:
- a CDS encoding DUF5696 domain-containing protein, with translation MYKKILLVLALLILPLHAIAEQSSKKTDPPVQKEGKDNGFEYGSPQYTRPETETAEVKTQIQKPSFNGYEKAAENDDFALYVEPESLAIKLLNKKTNYVWQSGLDHPDQYRLNKTWTQMAQSAITLDFLDRRGKVRTESILTNKSRPKITKKKDGFQADVYMKEAKLDFELDVTLEDDGVTVSIPYSKIKEDKRSKLVSMRVYPFFGAVNEDDENGYMFIPDGSGALIRYEKSSSKADAPFIGSIFGNDAGIQKNIKTTEGIVPVQPIKMPVFGAVHGVKQNGFVAVVEDGAPYGDIMAYPSGVSTDFNWIASQFHYRYEYFQPTSKDRKGITVYQKNANRFDVKLKYKLLSGKDADYVGMAKAYQNDLLKNHQLVKRKDDADIRLDFFGGESKKGLLWDQYIPMTEISRLPQMTDELKSRGVDNMFVLYKGWSEGGYTGTLPAKFPVEGDLGSKGDVQNTIADLNKSHIPIYFSSDYTEAYEGGGGFSGSKDVAKKISSETISHQEGDQTIYYLSPWKSMDMLQSDVGKFHDYGIKNVAIDSTGYKLFSDFSKTKSSTRAASIDEYHRLFGDIQKKIGNLALYEPNMYAWKDTNKYLDVPMYSSNYVFVTDTVPFVQIVLKGIIPLYAPYSNYFSDREDQVLRLIEFGVYPSFLLTDKPSRLLHDTESKDIYTSEFSTWKSEVVKEYKMIKDTLGKVEGETIVGRSIPKQGIVKVDYSNGVSIIVNYTDAVYQTEGTEVQPKGFAVIKGGAK, from the coding sequence GTGTATAAAAAGATTTTGCTGGTGCTGGCCTTATTGATTTTGCCATTGCACGCTATCGCGGAACAATCATCCAAGAAAACTGATCCTCCTGTCCAAAAGGAAGGGAAAGACAATGGGTTTGAGTATGGGTCGCCTCAGTATACAAGACCTGAAACAGAGACAGCGGAAGTAAAGACACAAATACAGAAGCCTTCATTCAACGGCTACGAAAAAGCAGCTGAAAATGATGACTTTGCCCTGTATGTCGAGCCTGAATCATTGGCGATCAAACTGCTGAACAAGAAAACAAATTATGTATGGCAGTCCGGTCTGGATCATCCGGATCAGTATCGTTTGAATAAAACGTGGACTCAAATGGCACAATCAGCGATCACCCTCGATTTTCTGGATAGAAGAGGGAAGGTCCGGACCGAAAGCATCCTGACAAATAAGTCACGTCCGAAAATCACAAAGAAAAAAGATGGTTTTCAAGCAGATGTATATATGAAGGAAGCAAAGCTCGATTTCGAATTGGATGTCACGCTTGAAGATGACGGTGTCACCGTTTCGATTCCATATTCAAAAATTAAAGAAGACAAACGTTCCAAGCTTGTTTCGATGAGGGTCTACCCGTTCTTCGGGGCAGTAAACGAAGATGACGAAAATGGCTATATGTTCATTCCTGATGGAAGCGGTGCGCTCATCCGTTATGAAAAAAGCAGCAGCAAAGCGGATGCTCCTTTCATCGGTTCCATATTCGGAAACGATGCAGGGATACAAAAAAACATTAAAACAACGGAAGGCATCGTGCCGGTGCAGCCGATCAAGATGCCTGTATTTGGAGCCGTCCATGGCGTCAAACAAAATGGATTTGTTGCCGTTGTCGAAGACGGGGCGCCCTACGGTGATATCATGGCCTATCCATCCGGGGTATCAACCGATTTCAATTGGATTGCTTCCCAATTTCATTACCGATATGAATACTTTCAACCGACCAGCAAAGATCGGAAAGGGATCACGGTGTATCAAAAAAATGCAAACCGATTTGATGTGAAGCTGAAATACAAACTGTTATCCGGAAAAGACGCTGATTATGTCGGTATGGCCAAAGCATACCAAAATGACTTGCTGAAGAATCATCAACTAGTCAAAAGAAAAGACGATGCTGACATCCGCCTTGATTTCTTCGGCGGGGAATCCAAAAAAGGCCTGTTATGGGACCAATATATCCCGATGACGGAAATCAGCCGCCTCCCTCAAATGACGGATGAACTAAAGTCTCGGGGAGTCGACAACATGTTTGTCCTATATAAAGGGTGGTCCGAAGGGGGATATACCGGGACCCTGCCGGCCAAGTTTCCTGTTGAAGGGGACTTGGGGAGTAAAGGCGATGTCCAAAATACCATAGCGGACTTAAACAAAAGTCATATTCCAATCTATTTCTCCAGTGACTATACGGAGGCATATGAAGGTGGGGGAGGATTTTCCGGCAGCAAGGATGTCGCGAAGAAAATCAGCTCGGAAACGATTTCCCATCAGGAGGGTGATCAAACCATTTACTATTTATCACCGTGGAAATCGATGGATATGCTTCAGTCAGATGTGGGAAAATTCCACGATTACGGGATAAAGAATGTAGCGATTGATTCCACCGGCTATAAATTGTTTTCGGACTTCAGCAAAACGAAGTCTTCGACAAGGGCGGCATCAATTGATGAATACCATCGATTATTCGGGGATATCCAGAAAAAAATCGGAAATCTGGCATTATATGAACCGAATATGTATGCCTGGAAAGATACAAACAAATATTTAGATGTTCCGATGTATTCTTCCAACTATGTGTTCGTAACCGATACCGTTCCATTCGTACAAATCGTCTTGAAAGGGATCATCCCGCTTTACGCACCTTATTCCAATTATTTCTCAGACCGGGAAGATCAGGTGCTCAGACTGATTGAATTTGGTGTATATCCTTCTTTCCTGTTGACGGACAAGCCATCACGCCTTTTGCACGACACCGAATCCAAGGATATCTATACGTCTGAATTCAGTACTTGGAAAAGTGAAGTCGTGAAGGAATATAAAATGATTAAAGATACTCTCGGAAAGGTTGAGGGTGAAACGATTGTCGGCAGGTCGATTCCGAAGCAAGGGATTGTCAAAGTCGATTATTCAAATGGCGTGTCCATCATCGTCAACTATACGGATGCAGTTTATCAGACTGAAGGAACGGAAGTACAACCAAAAGGATTTGCAGTCATCAAGGGGGGAGCAAAGTGA
- a CDS encoding beta-galactosidase, protein MIEIKEKQIIIDGKPQIIMCGEIHYYRLKRSEWQDRIDKLKLAGCNAVASYVPWLIHEPVEGQIDLSGKTRPELDLAAYIDLCTENGLYFFVRPGPFVMAEMKNEGLPYWIYEKYPEIIPVCWNGQQATTKTVDYMHPGFLQECKRWYKSVMEVVSPRLQTNGGSIIGLQLDNEIGMLSWASNCPDLTDFVLDDFFVWLDERYGRDEVAARYPINLKEIEKRNESVRSPKEEFAPALMKDLGYYMRHRFAKYVAELRGYAEEYGVKDIPFVVNIHGTSNLRGLTFPIGISQLYESYTQGPGYLSGSDIYFGDLTMGTFQDLYIINAMMDAVHTPDQPLTSVEFNCGDGNFGDNYGGRYDPSAADLKTRMSIAQGNRLLNYYLFAGGTNYRMEEKRGDGNDRIAFTGERHGFAAPVSPEGKLNYTFPRMARAIKTIMAVEEKAAVMNEERDPVSFAFIPDYFMTEYQYPESEQMKEIASNLEGNRAGSAWENVGRAMLLGGYRFGSTDIQNNPLSVETTPVLVLPSARYMSSEIQEKLTLYLEDGGGLLLYGEIPQYDMEGNDCTILADALGVRVTGVHRDFDHNYLSLYAENWAAPRPEVRTYFAQVFTAGEKAAPLLKVYKTDEICAADIPVGKGRAVIMATSYSCDISFIKEIIERLGASARYSHDCEEHGVFLTTTANEEGERFIHLLNLDGFDKTFRIFENGQPLFDGEPIMLQSRDGVMLPINLALKAGKVIASTAEITKNDEDLIEFRLTQPVDRILIESDRTVKAGADYTVNNSGNQFTIKSKKHAKIDDKLVIEFK, encoded by the coding sequence ATGATTGAGATCAAGGAGAAACAAATTATCATTGATGGAAAGCCGCAGATCATCATGTGTGGGGAAATCCACTATTACCGGCTAAAAAGGAGCGAGTGGCAGGACCGCATCGATAAATTGAAGTTGGCAGGCTGCAATGCAGTCGCCAGTTATGTGCCCTGGCTCATTCATGAACCCGTTGAAGGGCAGATTGATTTATCCGGGAAGACAAGGCCGGAATTGGATTTAGCGGCATACATAGATTTATGCACAGAAAACGGCCTTTACTTTTTTGTTCGACCAGGACCATTTGTCATGGCGGAAATGAAGAATGAAGGGCTGCCATATTGGATTTATGAGAAATACCCTGAAATCATTCCGGTTTGCTGGAATGGACAGCAGGCAACGACGAAGACAGTGGATTATATGCATCCTGGATTCCTGCAGGAGTGCAAGAGATGGTACAAATCTGTCATGGAGGTTGTCTCACCTCGATTGCAGACAAATGGGGGCAGCATTATCGGTTTGCAGCTCGATAATGAAATCGGCATGCTTTCGTGGGCGAGCAACTGCCCGGATCTAACCGATTTTGTACTGGATGATTTTTTCGTTTGGCTTGATGAACGATACGGCCGGGATGAAGTGGCTGCCAGGTATCCAATCAATCTAAAGGAAATCGAGAAAAGAAATGAAAGCGTCCGTTCGCCAAAAGAGGAATTTGCGCCTGCATTGATGAAAGACCTCGGATATTATATGAGGCACAGGTTCGCTAAATATGTAGCCGAGCTCAGGGGTTATGCGGAGGAATATGGTGTAAAGGATATTCCTTTCGTCGTGAATATCCATGGGACGAGCAACCTGCGCGGACTGACCTTCCCGATCGGAATCAGCCAATTATATGAATCCTATACACAAGGCCCGGGTTATTTATCGGGCTCGGATATTTATTTCGGGGATTTGACGATGGGGACATTCCAGGATTTATATATCATCAATGCGATGATGGATGCGGTGCATACACCGGATCAGCCGCTCACTTCCGTTGAATTCAATTGCGGCGATGGGAATTTTGGCGACAACTACGGAGGGAGATACGATCCATCGGCAGCCGATCTGAAAACGAGGATGTCCATTGCCCAAGGAAACCGCCTCTTGAATTATTACTTGTTTGCCGGTGGAACCAATTATCGGATGGAAGAAAAGCGGGGGGATGGGAACGACCGCATCGCATTTACGGGCGAACGACATGGCTTTGCAGCGCCAGTCAGTCCGGAGGGGAAATTGAACTACACGTTTCCGCGCATGGCACGTGCCATAAAGACCATCATGGCAGTCGAAGAAAAAGCCGCCGTGATGAATGAAGAACGCGATCCTGTGTCTTTCGCTTTCATTCCTGACTATTTCATGACGGAATATCAATACCCTGAAAGTGAACAAATGAAAGAAATCGCATCGAACCTTGAAGGAAATCGTGCCGGAAGTGCTTGGGAAAACGTTGGACGCGCCATGCTCCTTGGAGGCTATCGCTTTGGTTCAACCGACATCCAAAACAACCCATTATCGGTTGAAACAACCCCAGTGCTGGTTCTTCCTTCAGCCCGCTACATGTCTTCAGAAATCCAAGAGAAGTTAACCCTTTATTTGGAGGACGGAGGCGGCCTGCTATTATATGGAGAAATTCCTCAATATGATATGGAAGGCAATGATTGCACCATTTTGGCAGATGCCCTTGGGGTAAGAGTGACCGGGGTCCACAGAGATTTCGATCATAACTATCTATCGCTGTATGCAGAAAACTGGGCTGCGCCGCGACCGGAAGTTCGGACTTATTTCGCCCAAGTCTTCACAGCAGGCGAAAAAGCAGCACCACTTTTGAAAGTTTACAAGACAGATGAAATCTGCGCTGCTGATATTCCTGTCGGCAAAGGAAGGGCGGTCATCATGGCAACCTCCTATTCGTGTGATATTTCGTTCATCAAAGAAATCATCGAAAGGCTGGGAGCGAGTGCCCGGTATTCCCACGACTGCGAGGAGCATGGTGTATTCTTGACCACCACTGCGAATGAAGAGGGAGAAAGGTTCATACATCTATTGAATCTTGATGGATTCGATAAAACATTTCGCATTTTTGAAAATGGACAACCGCTTTTTGACGGTGAGCCGATCATGCTTCAAAGCAGGGATGGTGTCATGCTGCCGATAAACCTTGCTTTAAAAGCCGGAAAAGTGATTGCTTCAACTGCGGAAATCACAAAGAACGATGAGGATTTGATCGAATTCCGCCTGACGCAGCCAGTGGATCGGATTTTGATAGAAAGTGATCGGACAGTGAAAGCTGGCGCGGATTATACAGTTAATAATTCCGGCAATCAATTTACGATTAAATCAAAGAAACATGCGAAAATCGATGACAAGCTTGTCATCGAATTTAAGTAA
- a CDS encoding carbohydrate ABC transporter permease — protein MKKKVNLKNSTVGFLFVSPWVIGFLLFTAFPLLYSFYLSFQKVKITTSGIQTKFIKLENYKYAFLSDSVFVDKVTQYLQELIISVPIIIVFSLIIALLLNQKVKFRGLFRTIFFLPVIIASGPVIKELMDQGVTTIPSIDQYAIYQYLNENPDGFINGILLYLIKNLIVILWFSGVQILIFLAALQKSDKQIYEAAKIDGASNWEIFWKLTLPGLAPMIIINTIYTIVTYSIFSLNPVIEHIQKNMFKVNTGFGYASSLSWIYFIIIAAALGISVGFMTIKRKKSYS, from the coding sequence GTGAAGAAGAAAGTGAATTTGAAAAATAGCACAGTAGGCTTTCTATTTGTCTCTCCCTGGGTGATTGGCTTTCTCCTTTTTACCGCTTTCCCGCTATTATATTCGTTTTATTTAAGCTTTCAAAAAGTGAAAATAACGACAAGCGGGATCCAGACGAAATTTATCAAGCTGGAAAACTATAAATATGCATTTCTAAGCGATTCTGTCTTTGTGGACAAAGTGACTCAATATTTGCAGGAATTGATCATTTCAGTCCCGATCATCATCGTCTTTTCCTTGATCATTGCCCTTCTGCTCAATCAAAAGGTGAAGTTCCGCGGCCTTTTCCGGACGATTTTCTTTTTGCCGGTCATCATTGCAAGCGGACCGGTCATCAAAGAGTTGATGGACCAAGGGGTGACAACGATCCCTTCCATTGATCAATATGCCATCTATCAATATTTGAATGAAAATCCGGATGGGTTCATCAATGGCATCCTATTGTATTTGATTAAAAATTTGATCGTCATTCTATGGTTTTCCGGTGTGCAAATCTTGATTTTTCTTGCTGCTCTTCAAAAGAGCGATAAGCAAATCTATGAAGCAGCCAAAATTGACGGCGCATCAAATTGGGAAATCTTCTGGAAACTGACACTCCCGGGGCTCGCACCAATGATCATCATCAACACCATATACACGATTGTGACCTATTCAATCTTCTCATTGAATCCGGTGATCGAACATATCCAGAAAAATATGTTCAAGGTGAACACAGGCTTTGGATATGCATCATCACTGTCATGGATATATTTCATCATCATTGCAGCGGCTTTGGGGATTTCTGTCGGATTCATGACCATCAAGCGAAAGAAGAGTTATTCATGA
- a CDS encoding glucoamylase family protein, which produces MSSTSIVDLEARKCFDFFWNEANANEDSRGYGLILDQSANKKVASIASVGFGLSAIIIGIEKGWITREEGHERTKGTLKTFLHHVEHEGGFFYHFLNMETAEKNEQFYDCASIIDTSLFLNGAITSAEYFGGEIEQLFEEIYQRVEWPMYYDEDKNQYYMGYNTGTGGFHHWDMYAEQMMQYFLGVASPTHPVPVKIYDGFERRLGRYGDHEFYNSPGGSLFTHQYAHAWFRFQDYLDPDQIDWFENSVQASLANRQYCIDNPEGFKTYHEHSWGLTACASPKGYAGPGAPPFHPNVRKNNDGTVAPAGAAGSIVFTPEESISAMEYYYEHHPQLWGEYGFQDAYNLDVSPAWYADHVIGIDKGITLLMIENYHSGLIWDLYMKNKYVQRGIERLGYKKKES; this is translated from the coding sequence GTGTCATCAACATCGATCGTTGATTTGGAAGCAAGGAAATGTTTTGATTTTTTTTGGAATGAAGCCAATGCGAATGAGGACAGCCGCGGGTATGGATTGATACTGGATCAATCGGCCAATAAAAAAGTGGCAAGCATCGCTTCTGTCGGCTTTGGACTTTCGGCTATCATCATCGGAATCGAAAAGGGATGGATCACCCGTGAAGAGGGACATGAGCGGACGAAAGGAACCCTCAAAACATTCCTTCATCACGTGGAGCACGAAGGAGGATTCTTCTATCATTTTCTCAATATGGAGACGGCCGAAAAGAATGAACAGTTTTATGACTGTGCCTCGATCATTGATACATCCCTCTTTTTGAATGGCGCGATTACATCGGCGGAATATTTCGGGGGAGAAATTGAACAGCTGTTTGAAGAGATTTACCAGCGGGTTGAATGGCCGATGTACTATGATGAAGACAAAAACCAATATTACATGGGCTACAACACGGGTACGGGCGGATTTCACCATTGGGATATGTATGCAGAACAGATGATGCAGTATTTCCTCGGTGTTGCTTCACCAACACATCCAGTTCCGGTGAAGATCTATGATGGATTCGAGCGCAGGCTGGGGCGCTATGGGGATCATGAGTTTTACAACTCGCCAGGCGGAAGCTTGTTCACCCACCAATACGCCCATGCATGGTTTAGATTTCAGGACTACCTGGATCCCGATCAAATCGATTGGTTTGAGAATTCCGTTCAAGCTTCATTGGCAAACCGCCAGTATTGCATCGATAATCCAGAGGGTTTCAAGACATACCATGAACATTCCTGGGGGTTGACTGCCTGTGCAAGTCCGAAAGGCTATGCCGGCCCGGGAGCCCCTCCTTTCCACCCGAATGTAAGAAAGAACAATGATGGAACGGTAGCACCTGCTGGGGCAGCTGGATCGATTGTATTCACCCCGGAAGAATCGATCAGTGCCATGGAGTATTACTATGAACACCATCCCCAGCTCTGGGGAGAGTATGGTTTCCAGGATGCGTACAACCTGGATGTTTCTCCAGCCTGGTATGCAGACCATGTCATCGGGATTGACAAAGGCATCACGCTTTTGATGATCGAAAATTATCACTCCGGATTGATTTGGGACTTGTATATGAAAAATAAGTATGTCCAGCGGGGAATCGAACGATTGGGGTACAAAAAGAAAGAATCATGA
- a CDS encoding carbohydrate ABC transporter permease: MERIKNFELNRYYLRAKRFFIGMQGTDGLLIKILIYGLLIGIGFVYLFPMIYMGVYSLKTLDDLLNPLVNWIPTKLYWGNYSKADQVLSFFPTLFETLYVTVLPSVVQTAVAAVVGYGFARFEFKGKKILFALVLATFVIPPQVTLIPRYIFFNELHILGSLKAFLLPAAFGQGINSAIFILIFFQFFRQVPKALEEAAQIDGAGHFRIFFTIALPMAVPAFIISFLFSFVWYWNETYLAAIYFGDALTTLPLQLQKFVATYQKMFPAGMGLGENQLNEGIKMAGTLLSILPLLIVYFITQRWFVEGVDRSGITGE, from the coding sequence ATGGAGCGAATCAAAAATTTTGAACTGAATCGATATTATTTAAGGGCAAAGAGGTTCTTCATCGGGATGCAGGGGACGGACGGCCTCCTGATTAAAATCCTGATTTATGGCTTGCTGATCGGAATCGGTTTTGTTTATTTATTTCCGATGATTTATATGGGCGTCTACAGCTTGAAGACGCTTGACGACTTATTGAATCCCCTCGTCAATTGGATTCCGACCAAACTTTATTGGGGGAACTATTCAAAAGCCGACCAAGTTTTGAGTTTTTTCCCGACATTATTTGAAACACTGTATGTGACTGTATTGCCATCGGTTGTGCAGACGGCGGTTGCAGCAGTTGTCGGCTATGGATTCGCCAGATTTGAGTTTAAAGGAAAGAAAATTCTATTCGCACTTGTTTTGGCTACATTCGTGATCCCGCCGCAGGTGACATTGATCCCAAGGTATATTTTTTTCAATGAACTGCACATCCTAGGGAGCTTGAAAGCTTTTCTGCTCCCTGCCGCCTTTGGCCAAGGCATCAACAGTGCGATTTTCATCTTGATATTCTTTCAGTTTTTTAGACAAGTACCGAAAGCTTTGGAAGAAGCGGCGCAGATCGACGGGGCCGGACATTTCCGCATTTTCTTTACAATCGCCCTTCCGATGGCCGTTCCGGCATTCATCATTTCATTTCTGTTTTCGTTTGTTTGGTACTGGAATGAGACGTATTTAGCCGCCATTTATTTCGGCGATGCGTTGACGACGTTGCCGCTGCAGCTGCAGAAATTCGTTGCCACTTACCAAAAGATGTTCCCTGCAGGAATGGGGCTTGGTGAGAACCAATTAAATGAAGGAATCAAGATGGCAGGCACCCTATTATCCATCCTGCCTCTGTTGATCGTCTATTTCATCACCCAGAGATGGTTCGTCGAAGGCGTGGATCGATCTGGGATCACAGGAGAATAA
- a CDS encoding GH36-type glycosyl hydrolase domain-containing protein: protein MENVKERNQFILESGNFRFSFLNSGDLKEASHNAIMINQLISNTIDGSLNNIYLRIHNPAGIQFYPLVGIQSDSTFSVSETQAVWKGSVEQIDYTVTFTLTDSGIWFWDVVLEGSDKEADIIYAQDLGLADRGAVRSNEAYMSQYMDHTVFEDEKRGYVVCSRQNQPMQGGFPYIQQGSLNKTIGYSTDGFQFYGLSYKETNIPEILTKPALENKVYQYEFAFTALQSERVQLSGSKQQFVFYGLFKENHPNAIDSLEFEDEVLAVWEQVKTSETTGLQQVEKIDESISNVKPLETSSMTMDEVQKLFPNRHEEEWDGDQLLSFFTDTHEHIVLKEKELLVERTHGHILMTGDNDHVKEGVLTTTAYMTGIFNSQLVVGNTSFNKMLTNTRNALNVPKTSGQRLYVEVDGELNLLSMPSLFEIGFNYCRWFYKLKNDVLVITNYTVVDSPEIHLHVKSTEGSSYRFLMTNQITMNNNEYEVPFHLELKEGSASIRADQKSDSASVYPDLTYKFEVTGAGSTFKHGCQDASLLLLDVENAAEWTLSIQGLLHNEDLPFVQRDVLSEIERYREFFEGVMNGFNLTVKGQPIQKVNSLAWWYTHNMLVHFSVPHGLEQYGGAAWGTRDVCQGPTEYFMATQKYGTVKEIIKTVYSHQYEDKGDWPQWFMFDRYSPIQQDESHGDIIVWPLKVISDYLAATGDFGILEEAIPYTKRGSYQFTESGAPLLDHVKKQMDYIRSHFLHDTHLSSYGDGDWDDTLQPANAQLKQFMVSSWTVALTYQAIHKLGTLLNGVMQEESNELQALAEGIEKDFRNYMLQTDVLPGFLYLEQSESPELMLHPSDSKTGIHYRLLPMNRGIISELLSAEEAEHHYQIIKDKLFCPDGVRLMNRPANYAGGVSKHFKRAEQAANFGREIGLQYVHAHIRYVEAMAKLGKHEEVWNGLEIINPVGLKNVVRNAERRQSNTYFSSSDGKFNTRYEAQENFDQLRDGTVPVKGGWRIYSSGPGIYMNQLISNCLGIRREAGNLVIDPVLPKELDGMTFDFQYNGKPVTYIFHLNQAEARVDINGQTVKIETVSNRYRSGGMMIHKETLDQALKNESNIIEIYVK, encoded by the coding sequence ATGGAGAATGTAAAAGAACGAAACCAATTTATTCTGGAGTCCGGGAATTTCCGTTTTTCCTTTTTAAATTCCGGAGATTTGAAAGAAGCAAGCCATAATGCCATCATGATCAACCAATTGATTTCGAATACTATAGATGGTTCTTTAAATAACATTTACCTGCGAATCCATAATCCGGCTGGTATTCAATTTTATCCACTGGTTGGAATCCAATCTGACAGCACCTTCAGTGTTTCTGAAACTCAGGCAGTTTGGAAGGGCTCAGTTGAACAAATTGATTATACAGTAACGTTCACCTTGACCGACAGCGGAATTTGGTTTTGGGATGTTGTCCTGGAGGGATCGGACAAGGAAGCCGATATCATATATGCACAGGACTTGGGATTGGCAGACCGCGGGGCTGTCCGTTCCAACGAAGCGTATATGTCGCAATATATGGATCACACAGTTTTTGAAGATGAAAAACGAGGCTATGTCGTCTGCTCCCGCCAGAATCAGCCGATGCAGGGCGGTTTCCCATATATCCAGCAAGGTTCACTCAATAAGACAATCGGCTATTCGACGGATGGATTCCAGTTTTATGGCCTTTCCTATAAGGAAACAAATATCCCTGAAATCCTGACGAAACCGGCTTTGGAAAACAAAGTGTATCAATATGAATTCGCCTTTACTGCCCTGCAATCGGAACGCGTACAATTGTCAGGCAGCAAGCAGCAGTTTGTGTTTTATGGCCTATTCAAGGAAAACCACCCCAATGCAATTGATTCGCTGGAATTCGAAGATGAGGTTTTAGCCGTATGGGAACAAGTAAAGACTTCGGAAACAACCGGATTACAGCAAGTCGAAAAGATCGATGAATCAATATCCAATGTTAAGCCATTAGAAACAAGTTCGATGACCATGGATGAAGTTCAAAAGCTATTTCCAAACCGCCATGAAGAAGAATGGGACGGTGATCAGCTCCTCTCCTTCTTCACGGATACGCATGAGCATATTGTGCTGAAGGAAAAGGAGCTGCTCGTTGAAAGAACACATGGCCACATTCTCATGACAGGTGATAATGACCACGTAAAAGAAGGAGTCCTGACAACCACTGCCTATATGACAGGGATCTTTAATTCTCAACTTGTCGTTGGAAATACATCATTCAACAAAATGCTGACAAATACCCGAAATGCATTGAACGTGCCAAAAACGTCCGGGCAGCGCTTATATGTTGAAGTCGATGGAGAATTGAATCTATTGTCAATGCCATCATTATTCGAAATCGGGTTCAACTATTGCCGTTGGTTTTACAAGCTGAAAAATGATGTTCTTGTCATCACTAATTACACGGTAGTCGACTCACCTGAAATCCATTTGCACGTGAAATCGACTGAAGGTTCATCTTACCGTTTCCTTATGACCAATCAGATCACCATGAACAACAACGAATACGAGGTTCCATTCCATCTAGAACTCAAAGAAGGATCCGCCTCCATCCGCGCTGATCAAAAGTCGGACAGCGCCTCGGTCTATCCTGATCTGACGTATAAATTCGAGGTGACAGGAGCCGGCAGTACATTTAAGCATGGATGCCAGGATGCCTCCCTTCTCCTTTTGGATGTGGAGAACGCAGCGGAATGGACGCTTTCCATCCAGGGATTGCTACATAATGAAGATCTTCCTTTCGTGCAGAGGGACGTTTTATCCGAGATTGAACGCTATCGAGAATTTTTTGAGGGCGTAATGAACGGCTTCAATCTAACTGTAAAAGGACAGCCGATTCAAAAAGTTAATTCATTGGCATGGTGGTACACACATAATATGCTTGTCCATTTTTCCGTTCCACACGGCCTCGAACAATATGGCGGTGCTGCTTGGGGAACAAGGGATGTCTGCCAGGGTCCTACAGAATATTTCATGGCCACCCAGAAATATGGAACAGTCAAGGAAATCATCAAAACGGTCTACTCCCATCAATATGAAGACAAGGGAGATTGGCCGCAGTGGTTCATGTTCGACCGCTACTCCCCGATACAGCAGGATGAAAGTCATGGAGATATCATCGTTTGGCCGCTGAAAGTCATCAGCGACTATCTGGCTGCAACGGGGGATTTCGGAATATTGGAAGAAGCCATTCCATATACGAAGCGCGGAAGCTATCAATTTACTGAAAGTGGAGCTCCACTTCTCGACCATGTTAAGAAGCAGATGGATTATATTCGCTCACATTTCCTTCACGATACCCATTTGTCTTCTTATGGGGATGGAGATTGGGACGATACTCTGCAGCCAGCCAATGCCCAGTTGAAGCAATTTATGGTCAGCAGCTGGACAGTCGCCTTGACCTATCAGGCCATTCATAAGCTTGGCACCCTGCTCAATGGCGTCATGCAGGAAGAATCCAATGAACTGCAGGCACTTGCTGAAGGAATCGAGAAGGATTTCAGGAATTACATGCTGCAGACAGACGTCCTTCCTGGGTTCTTATATTTGGAACAGTCGGAATCACCAGAATTGATGCTTCATCCAAGCGATTCGAAAACAGGCATACATTATCGCCTGCTCCCGATGAACAGAGGGATCATCAGTGAACTATTATCGGCAGAGGAAGCAGAACATCACTATCAAATCATCAAGGACAAACTATTCTGTCCGGACGGAGTCAGATTGATGAATCGCCCGGCCAACTATGCAGGCGGTGTAAGCAAACACTTTAAACGCGCGGAGCAAGCCGCAAACTTCGGCAGGGAAATCGGGCTTCAATACGTCCATGCTCATATCCGATACGTGGAAGCAATGGCTAAGCTCGGGAAGCACGAAGAAGTTTGGAACGGATTGGAGATCATCAATCCGGTCGGCCTGAAAAATGTCGTGCGGAATGCAGAACGACGCCAAAGCAATACTTATTTCAGCAGTTCAGACGGAAAATTCAATACAAGATATGAAGCCCAGGAAAACTTTGATCAGCTGCGGGATGGCACCGTGCCTGTCAAAGGCGGCTGGAGGATCTATTCCAGCGGACCGGGAATTTATATGAATCAATTGATCTCCAACTGTTTGGGCATACGCCGCGAAGCTGGGAATCTAGTGATTGATCCCGTACTTCCGAAGGAACTGGATGGCATGACTTTTGACTTCCAATACAACGGAAAACCTGTCACATATATCTTCCATTTGAATCAGGCTGAAGCCCGCGTGGATATCAATGGCCAAACGGTCAAAATCGAAACGGTATCCAACCGCTACCGCTCAGGCGGCATGATGATTCATAAAGAAACGTTGGATCAAGCTTTGAAGAATGAGTCCAATATCATTGAAATCTATGTAAAATAG